The following proteins are co-located in the Longimicrobium sp. genome:
- a CDS encoding PCYCGC motif-containing (lipo)protein, giving the protein NGRETLSSMLTLILRSPMPIRSSTLRAFRSAPAMLAAMLLCALVPDAARAQDHAHHQGQAAQARGHHPAPREGISGQGVLSAEVVPSSARDAYTIAARIPSILDALYCHCDCHDRDELRSLLECFENRMATTCGICQNEARMAGEMHADGKSLEEIRKAIDDRYGD; this is encoded by the coding sequence GGAACGGACGCGAGACGTTATCATCCATGCTTACCCTGATCCTCCGAAGTCCAATGCCGATCCGCTCTTCCACCCTCCGCGCGTTCCGTAGCGCGCCGGCCATGCTCGCCGCGATGCTGCTGTGCGCGCTGGTGCCGGACGCGGCGCGGGCGCAGGACCACGCGCATCATCAAGGTCAGGCCGCGCAGGCGCGCGGCCATCACCCGGCCCCGCGTGAGGGCATCTCGGGGCAGGGCGTGCTCTCGGCGGAGGTCGTGCCCAGCAGCGCGCGCGACGCGTACACGATCGCGGCGCGGATACCGTCCATCCTCGATGCGCTGTACTGCCACTGCGACTGTCACGATCGCGACGAACTGCGTTCGCTGCTGGAGTGCTTTGAGAACCGGATGGCCACCACCTGCGGCATCTGCCAGAACGAGGCGCGCATGGCCGGCGAGATGCACGCCGACGGCAAGTCGCTAGAGGAAATCCGCAAAGCCATCGACGACCGCTACGGCGACTGA